The genomic segment CTCGCGCTCGACGACATGATGCGCGAGCTCCTCGAGCGCATCCGGGGTGTGCTCGGCGTCGAGCGCGCCGTCGTGCTGCTCCTCGACGAGGAGGAGAACGTGCTCGTCGTGCGCGCCGCCAAGGGGTTCGAGAGCGAGGTGGAGCAGCGGGTCCGGGTGCCGATCGGCAGCGGGCTGGCGGGCCGCGTGGCCGCCGAGCGCCGGCCGATCGCCATGGCGGACATCGAGAGTGATGAGGCGATCGGCCACCACGCGCTCGAGGCCGGGATTCGCTCCCTGCTCGACGTTCCTCTCGTCGTCGGAGGACGGGTGATCGGCGTCATCAGCATCGGGTCGAAGAACCGGCGGGTCTTCGCGACCACGGAGATCGAGCTCCTCGAGGTGGCGGCCGAGCGCATCGCCGTTGCCATCGACGGCGCCCGTGCCTACGCGGCGGAGCAGCGCGCGCGGGCGGCGGCCGAGGCCGCCAACCGCGCCAAGGACGAGTTCTTCGCGATGCTCTCCCACGAGCTGCGCACGCCCCTCGGGGCCATCCTGTCGTGGGCGCACCTCCTGCGCTCGGGCCGGCTCGACGCCGCCGGGACGGCCCGCGCCGTCCAGACGATCGACCGCAACGCGCGGCTGCAGGCGCAGCTCATCAACGACCTGCTCGACGTCTCGCGCATCGCCGCCGGCAAGCTCGAGCTCGACCTCGGCGTGGTCGATCCCGCCTCGGTCGTCGAGGCGGCGCTGAGCGCGGTCCGTCCGGAGGCGGATGCGGCGGGGCTCGTGCTCGATGCCGCCATCGACCACTCGCTCGGTGCGCTGCGCGCCGACCCCGACCGCCTCCAGCAGGTGATGTCGAACCTCCTCTCGAACGCGATCAAGTTCACGCCGCGCGGCGGGCGCATCGAGATCCGTCTCGAGCGCGCGGGGTCGGCGGCGACGATTGCGGTGAGCGACACGGGCCCCGGCATTGGCGCCGACCTCCTGCCGCACGTCTTCGAGCGCTTTCGTCAGGGCGAGGGCCCGGCCACACGCCGCCACGGCGGGCTCGGCCTCGGCTTGACCATCGTCCGTCACCTGGTCGAGCTCCACGGCGGCACGGTGGAGGTCGAGAGCCCGGGCGAGCTCGGAGGAGCGACGTTCATCGTCCGCCTGCCGCTGCTCCCGGCCGAGGCGGCGCAGGGTGGATCGGAGATCCAGCGCCTCGCCCTGCTCCCGGACGGCCCTCCCCGCGCCGACGGCCTGCACGTCCTCCTCGTCGACGACGACGCCAACACGCTCGAATCACTGCACGCGCTCTTCGAGCACTACGGGGCACGCGTGACCGCGGTGCCCTCCGCCGCCGAGGCGCTCCGCGCGCTCGAGACCTTCCACCCGGACGTCCTGGTCAGTGACATCGCCATGCCGGACGAGGACGGATATCAGCTCATCGCCCGGGTGCGGGAGCTCGACCGCGAGCGAGGCGGCGCGATCCCGGCGGTCGCGCTCACCGCCTTCGCGGCGGACGACGACCGGGTCCGGGCCCTCGTCGCGGGCTACGATGTCCACCTGTCCAAGCCCGTCAACCCGGAGGAGGTCGTGGCGTTCGTCACGCAGCTCGCCCGGCGCGGCCGGGCGGCCGCGTGACCACCCCGCGGCGGCCCGCCACGGGACCGCCGCGGACGGATCGACCTACCGGTTCGGCTGGGGCGTCAAGCGCAGATACGGCTTGAGTGCGCGGTACCCCTTCGGGAACTTCTTCTTGAGCTCGTCGGGATCCGTGAGCGACGGGACGATGACGCAGTCGTCGCCCTGCTTCCAGTTGGCCGGCGTCGCCACCTTGTACTGGTCGGTGAGCTGGAGCGAGTCGAGGACGCGCAGGATCTCGTTGAAGTCGCGGCCCGTGCTGGCCGGGTAGGTGATCATGGCCCGCACCTTCCGGTTGGGGTCGATGAAGAAGACCGAGCGGACGGTCAAGGTGTCGCTCGCGTTCGGGTGGATCATGCCGTAGAGCGAGGCGACCTTCCGCTCCGGGTCCCCGATGATCGGGAAGTTCATCTTCGCCTTCTGCGTCTCCTCGATGTCGCCGATCCAGCTCTTGTGCGACGGCACGTCGTCGACGCTGACCGCGATGACCTTGCAGTTGCGCTTCTCGAACTCCGCCTTCGTCTTCGCGACGAAGCCGAGCTCCGTGGTGCACACCGGCGTGAAGTCCTTCGGATGGGACATGAGCACGCACCACTTGTCGCCGATCCACTCGTGGAAGCGGATCTTCCCCTCGGTGGTCTCGGCCGTGAAGTCGGGAGCCGTGTCGCCGAGCTGAATCGCCATAGGACCCTCCTTTCCTCGGGCAACTGAAATCGGTAGCTCGCCGCCCGCGGGGCGTCAATGGGCGGGCACCACCAGCGGCGCGACGCGCAGCTCGCGTCCAACGACGACCGAGACCAAGCCGCTCAGCAGTCGAGGACGACGACCGCGTCGTCCGGCCCGATCACCGTCCCGCCCGCACCCCCGCCCACTAGGGGCGGGCTCCGTCGCCTGGTGGTGCCGCGCCGGCCTCGGGCGCGACGCGCTCCGCGCGCCGGACGGGGCGCGCGCGGGCGTCCCGGCGCCGCCGCGCGGCGAGGGCGCGCTTGGCGTCGCGGTAGCCCGCGGCCATCAGGTTCTGGTTCTTCCGCGGGTGGGCATGGAACACGGCGAGCGGGCCGAACCCGCTCCACTGCTCGGTCGGCTCGATCACCGTGACCGGGACGCCGTGGAAGCGCTGGTCTTCCATGGCGGCGTAGAGGTAGCCCATGTTGCCGATCGTGCGCCACATGACGTCGAGCAGCCGTTGCACGAAGCCCGCGAAGGTGCGGAAGCGGCCCACGTACGGCAGCTGGCTCGCGATCGGCGCGAGCAGGTAGATCTCGCTCGGGTCGAGCGCCAGGCAGTGGTCGAGCGGGATGTTCCAGGCGAAGCCGCCGTCGACGAACCAGTCGCCGCGGAAGCGGATGGGCGGAAAGAGGAGGGGGATCGCGTACCCCGCGCGCGCCAGCGTGCGGAGCTCCCGCGGGTCGGCACAGTCGTGCTTGGAGTAGACCTCGCCGCGGCCGCGCGAGAGGTTCAGGAGGACGACGTGGAGGTCGAGCGGGCTCGCGTGGATCTTCGCGAAGTCCATGTACTCCTCGACGGCCGCCGTGAGCCGGTCCATCGAGAAGAGGGAGAGGCCGAGCAGGGGGTTGTGCCAGAAGCTCGGAGCGATGATGCGCGGCAGCGAGCGGAATCCCCGCCACGCGCGCTCGAGCTGCGCGACCCCGCCCGTGGCGTAGACGCAGGCGTTGACCACGCCGATCGAGCTCGCGACGACGACGTCGGGCGTGATACCCTGCTCCTCGAGGTAGCGGAGCGCCCCGACGTGGTGCGCGCCGAGCGCGGCGCCGCCGCCCAGGATGAAGACGCGCTTGCCTCCGCTTGCCAACGGTGGCCCTTCTTAGCGCGACCGGATCCACGCTGGCAACACAGCCCCGGGGTGGCCCTCGAGGCGGAGAGTGGCCCGGGGTCAGACTGACCCATCACCCGACGTCGACTTCCCGGCGTGAGATGGCGTCGTCAGCGATCAATGAATATACGGTCCCCCGGAAGGTCTCGGTCGCACATGGCCAACCTGGACTCCCGGCGATCACGGGCAGCCTTGCTCGCCACGCACGTCCGCGCCGCCCGGCGCGCCGACCGCGAACGCCTGGTCGAGCTTCTCGTCGCGCAGCTCCGCGAGCACCGTATCCGGACGCCGAGGGCGAGGCTTGCCCGCGCGGTCGACGGCGTCCTCGGAGATGCCCGGCGCGGACGGCTCCTCGTCGCGACGATCGCCGGGCGGGCGATCGGCCTGGCCGCGCTCTCCTTCGTCTGGCCGCTGGAGCACGGCGGCCGATCGGCGTGGCTCGAGGAGCTCTACGTGGAGCCGTCACATCGCGGGCGCGGCATCGGGCGGGCGCTGCTGCGGGCGGCATGCCGGGTCGCCGCGCGCGCCGGCGCCGCGGCCGTCGATCTCGAGGTCGACGCCGCACATCGGCGCGCGGCTCGGCTCTATTCCCGCGAGGGTTTCCGGCCCCTGCCGCGCGCGCGATGGGTGCGGCGCTTCGGCCACGCGCGGCGGTGAGGGTTCACCTCTCGACCGCACCCATGCGGCGCAGGAACGCGGCCGTCCGCTCCCACATCGGCTCGAGCACCTCGACGAGCTCGTGGCCGGCCTCGAGGACGACCAGCTCGCGCTCCGGGCGCGCGCTCGTGAAGTGCTCCACCGCCCCGAGCGGGACGGCGTCGTCATGCCGCCCGGCGAACACGAGCGCCGGGCAGCGCGGGTCGGGCTCGTCCGGATAGCGGCGCGCGTCGTCGAGGAACGCGATCGACAGGGGCTCCTCGCGGCCGCGCCCGTAATGGAAGACGGGCAGCACGCCGTC from the Deltaproteobacteria bacterium genome contains:
- a CDS encoding response regulator → MLRFGLAGLMVGSALAAMTALRSLLNPTAFTLLLAAVTVSALYTGTGPALFAAALSVFGSYLLLDSKLVSGEDAIRLGLFATTAVLIIWVASARRRAEDERRRLLLREQEARARAETAAGLLRRVQSIVDVALGRLALDDMMRELLERIRGVLGVERAVVLLLDEEENVLVVRAAKGFESEVEQRVRVPIGSGLAGRVAAERRPIAMADIESDEAIGHHALEAGIRSLLDVPLVVGGRVIGVISIGSKNRRVFATTEIELLEVAAERIAVAIDGARAYAAEQRARAAAEAANRAKDEFFAMLSHELRTPLGAILSWAHLLRSGRLDAAGTARAVQTIDRNARLQAQLINDLLDVSRIAAGKLELDLGVVDPASVVEAALSAVRPEADAAGLVLDAAIDHSLGALRADPDRLQQVMSNLLSNAIKFTPRGGRIEIRLERAGSAATIAVSDTGPGIGADLLPHVFERFRQGEGPATRRHGGLGLGLTIVRHLVELHGGTVEVESPGELGGATFIVRLPLLPAEAAQGGSEIQRLALLPDGPPRADGLHVLLVDDDANTLESLHALFEHYGARVTAVPSAAEALRALETFHPDVLVSDIAMPDEDGYQLIARVRELDRERGGAIPAVALTAFAADDDRVRALVAGYDVHLSKPVNPEEVVAFVTQLARRGRAAA
- a CDS encoding peroxiredoxin, which codes for MAIQLGDTAPDFTAETTEGKIRFHEWIGDKWCVLMSHPKDFTPVCTTELGFVAKTKAEFEKRNCKVIAVSVDDVPSHKSWIGDIEETQKAKMNFPIIGDPERKVASLYGMIHPNASDTLTVRSVFFIDPNRKVRAMITYPASTGRDFNEILRVLDSLQLTDQYKVATPANWKQGDDCVIVPSLTDPDELKKKFPKGYRALKPYLRLTPQPNR
- a CDS encoding GNAT family N-acetyltransferase, which produces MNIRSPGRSRSHMANLDSRRSRAALLATHVRAARRADRERLVELLVAQLREHRIRTPRARLARAVDGVLGDARRGRLLVATIAGRAIGLAALSFVWPLEHGGRSAWLEELYVEPSHRGRGIGRALLRAACRVAARAGAAAVDLEVDAAHRRAARLYSREGFRPLPRARWVRRFGHARR
- a CDS encoding alpha/beta fold hydrolase, which gives rise to LLGSSLGGYLAALAAARNPDRVRALVLFAPAFGFAARWEARVGPAAMARWRADGVLPVFHYGRGREEPLSIAFLDDARRYPDEPDPRCPALVFAGRHDDAVPLGAVEHFTSARPERELVVLEAGHELVEVLEPMWERTAAFLRRMGAVER